One genomic region from Candidatus Cetobacterium colombiensis encodes:
- a CDS encoding PBECR4 domain-containing protein translates to MLRKIILEYEKHLKGKKFKITLETGEIIEFQIAKKRLKHLLGFQYTSYSTFPAELIYSKIKNRKLTLEKLQKDKKFKIVETRIINFTRIIDLLSLNETDFIIEFNKTLIENCELKSKYIIYKDNSNHILHLGLAEDNTYYPETWFIRDERTNNIDLYIKNQKKIKVIKFEIITIN, encoded by the coding sequence ATGCTAAGAAAAATTATATTGGAATATGAAAAACATCTAAAGGGAAAAAAATTTAAAATAACATTAGAAACTGGTGAAATAATTGAGTTCCAAATTGCTAAAAAAAGATTAAAGCATTTATTAGGATTCCAATATACAAGTTATTCAACATTCCCAGCAGAACTTATTTATTCAAAAATTAAAAATAGAAAATTAACTTTAGAAAAATTACAAAAAGATAAAAAATTCAAAATTGTAGAAACAAGAATAATTAATTTTACAAGAATAATAGATTTATTATCGTTAAACGAAACAGATTTTATTATTGAGTTTAACAAAACTTTAATTGAAAATTGTGAGTTAAAATCAAAATATATAATTTACAAAGACAATTCTAATCATATTTTACACTTGGGATTAGCTGAAGATAATACTTATTATCCTGAAACATGGTTTATAAGAGATGAACGAACAAATAATATTGATCTATATATAAAAAATCAAAAAAAAATAAAAGTTATAAAATTTGAAATTATAACAATAAATTAA